CATTTCTTTTGCGGGGAACACGTGCCGCAATCGTGCTCATGGTCGTTTGTTTTTTGGCAACACAGGGCTTGCTCGTGATGACTGTTCTCTATTTCCTAGGTGCCTTGAACAGCACGGTGGCAAGTGATGCACACCTTGAGCTCTATCCGACTGCGGCCTTGGTGCCCCTGACGGTTGGACTAGCCATGGCTTTCAAGCGGGTATCGCTCTCACAATGGGCAGGTGAGTGAGCTAATGAAGAGACGAGCGTTCACTCTTGTAGAGATTCTCGCTGTGATCGGGATCATTGCTTTGCTAGCTGCAGTTGTGTTTCCAGTGTTCGCAAGGGCTCGCAAGAGAGCGCTTGAAGTTCCCGATATTTCAAATATGCGACAGATCTATCTGGCCGTCACCATGTACGAGGCCGACAACGCGGAGGACTCGCCCCTGACTCTGGTCGAGGTTGAACCTTATGTTGGCTCGCGGGACCTCTTTGCTTCTAACAACGACAGGTGGCGGACGCCGATGGGAAATGGCCTGTGGTCAGCAACACCTTTGATCCCCTGTATCTTTTGGTACTCTCCGTTCAAAATAAGCTTTGCGTATCTTCGAACCTTTCCCCCTTACAACGAAGATGTTTCCACCTGGAAACCAAAACGCGCAGACGCCAAAGTTGGGATGCTGGCGAGCCCCTACTCGGGAGACGTTGGGAGCCATGGTGCCCGAGACGCCTATCTTTGTGGAGACCTAGGCAAGGAGCCCAGTGGTTCCATTGGTCCCGTTATGGAGGGTCCGATTCTGCGGATCAACATGGATGGGTCCTTCTTTAGGCTCCCAAAGAACCGCAATCCAATGATCGGAAACCCTGACGACCTGTTCTTCAATCGGTAGGCGTAGGAGGATAGGCCGTAGATACCAGTCGGAATTGATTTTTTTGAGAAGTTGGGGGGCATTCAGCCTGAGCGACTTGTTTATCGGGACTATCTCAGTACCCGGAGTCGACGAGGAAACCCGCAAGCGATGGGTTCGGGGCCTTTGCGACCAGTACCATCCGATTTGCAATTGGTAGGGCGCCGCCCCCCCACCCTCTCACTCGCCAGCCGAGCCCTGATTCCAGAAGTACCAGTTCGGCATTCCCAAAAGGTCGCGTTCAGCAATCAGTTCGAATCCCAGCTTCAAGTACTTCGGAACGTTCGCCTCATCGTGGGTATCCAGCGCCACGCCCCTAACCTCTGGCAACGACGCCGATAGCTCATGCACACGACTCAGCAGCGACTTGCCGACGCCACGACCTTGGGCATCAGCCGATACACCGATCGCGGCGACGTAAAGATGAGGCTCTTTGGGCCGGGTCTCGTCTTGCACCTGATCGTAGGCCTCGAATAGATTCCTGCCGTTCGCCGACATCTTCGCCTCCATCGCTTTCCATCGCTGCTCGAACTCAGGGGGAAACCCCTCGGCTTCCGGGAGGACAACCGTCGCCGCGCCGATCACGACGCCTTGCTCGATCGCCACGAAGCCCGGCTGCCCACAAGCAACGCGGAACCCGACAGAGACGCCGAAGAGTTCGTGGAGCATCTCATGCCGAGGATGCTCCGCGTCTGCGAACACCCTCGAAAGAAACGGATACTCATGAAACGAGGTGGCAAGGACACGAATCGCGCCTTCTTCAGTGGACTTGGACAGGGGCTCGATGAGCACTCGATCATGCTATCGCCACAAGGCGGTGAACCACAAGGGGGCGGCTCCTTCGAGGCCGTTGACGTAGGACTTCCGGCCACGAACGGCATCGATGCCCTCCGGAAGGATTTGCCGAGCGCACGGCTGAGTCGGCCAAAGGGGCCTCCGGAGGAAGCCTACGCCCAACTCACCCGTGTGCAAAGTTGACGAATCAGTATTTGCGTCACAATCTCCGGGCCAAGCGACAACTTCACTATGACGCTCTTTGCGGACAAACTGAGTTGAAAGGAGATAAGAGATGAATCGAAAATGCATGGCGCTGGCGGCAGCCTGCGCCCTCTTGGCGAGCGCAGCACTTGCCGCGGACAAGAAGGTAGTCGTGAACCCCATTCTGGTGGCCAAGTCCGACGGGTCTGCTCGGGCAGCCTTTGCCGCCTACGAGGTCTATGCCGACAAGATTTGGGACCAAGCCAACATCATGATCGACTTCTTGGCGCCGACGTATCTCGACGATACGGCTTATTGGGCGTTTGATTACAGCAACGCCTGGAGCCTGGTCACTGATCCCGGCCACGGCCAATCCGGCGATGCCCTGACCATCAACGCCTTCTTTGTGGACCACATCTACAACGCGAGCGTCTACGGCTTCGCCTACTACGACCAGCCGTACATGGTGTTGGACGTGCAGAACATTCTCGGGTATTCGGCCCTGGGCCGCGTCGACACGTTCTCGCATGAACTCGGCCACAACCTGTACCTGCCCCACTACGACGTCGCCAACCCCGGAGACCCCAACGCGGCGGACCACTTGATGGCATCCGGAGGCATTCGGAATATCCCTCAGGACCTCGGCGACGTTGCCCCCGACGGCAACGGATGGGACCTTCTTGGCGCGGACGAGATCGATACCGCTCGGGCGAGCCGCTTTGCCCAGGCGGTTCCCGAACCTGCAACCCTGGCGGTGCTGGGCGCGGGGCTTGCGATTCTTAGCCGACGGCGAAGGAAGTGATCGTAGGACTCCTCGGACTGGCCATGGCTATGTGCCAGCCGCAGGGAACGCTCGACCGAAGGGACCTTCCTCCGGTCGAGCGAAACTTCGCTTGTCCGTCGGGCACTTTCGTACTTCGGGTCTTCTCGGACCAAGGTTGGAAGACAAGGGAGGCCATCGCCGAATTGCGCAAGGGCAAGAAGCAGGTTTGGCGGCGAACTCTTCCCCACTCCTTCGGGCCTCGTGACGCGGTCGTTCTGTCCGACGGCAAGGTTGTGCTCTTCGACGAGTGGATCAACGTCGCTTCCAAGGTAGCAATCTCGCTCCTCGACGAAAGGGGCCAGACTGTGGCGACTTTCAGCTATGCGGAGGTGAAGAGTCTCTCGGAACAGACCTCAAAGGACCTAACCCGAGGGGCGACGCTCGGCCCCTATCGCAAGGGAGCTTGGCTCTCGTCGAAACCCTCGGTTTCGGGAAACCTCGTCGTCGTATCGGCAGGTAATGCTCTGCTCTCCCTTGATTGCCAGAAAGGTACGCTGAAGCGTTCCCACGAGCGGTAGGCTCGCGTTGGCTTCGGGCCCCCCGACGCCGCGTAGGGGCGAGGTGTGGGTCGGCCTTTCCAAGGGCACTTGGGAAGCTGCTGGCTCCCTGATTGAGTTCGGCTGCGCTACAATAGCCTCATGCGAGCCGAACAGCTTCTGAGATCGAACCGAGAGTCTATCGAAGCCCTTTGCCGCAAGTACGCGGTCAAGCGGCTACGCCTGTTCGGATCGGCCCTCCGGGATGATTGGGACCCGGCTACGAGCGACCTCGACTTCCTTGCCGAATTCGGTCCCCCGGTTGGGATGAACGCCTTCGATCGCTACATGGGGCTCGTGCTCGACTTGGAAGCGCTTCTCGGGCGAAAGGCGGACGTGGTGGACTGGAACGCCGCGAGCAACCCCTTCTTCAGGCGCCATGCAGAGCGCTCTGCCAAGGAGTTCTATGCGGCCTGAGACCGCCGCCGCACTCTTTGACATGAGCCGTGCGGCCGAGAGGATCGCCGAAGTAATGTATGGCGTCACGTTGGAGGGCTTTCGCTCGCAGTGGATCATTCAGTCCGCCGTGGAGCGGCAATTCGAGATTCTTGGCGAGGCGCTGGTCCGAGTGCGCGAATTCGAGCGGCCGATCTACGAGCGAATTCCGGATGCGGCTAAGATCATCGGTCTTCGCAATATCATCATCCATGGATACGATTCAGTCGATCCCGCGATTCTGTGGGCTATCGTTGAGGACCGGCTTGGCGAACTGCGCGCCCTGCTTGAAGCGCTTTTGGAGGAAGCGCGAAAACAAGGGCTCTAGATTGGGCAGAGGAGCAGTTGAACCAATCGGCGGAGGGACGGTCGTGGGGATAGGGACGTCGGAGGGCCTTGCGGCGGGTGGCCCGGATAGGGGATTGTGGCGGGTGCCGGGGGGAAGGCGGGTGCCACGGATAGATGATTGTGCTAACCGTGCCCACCAGGCTCCATAGGAACCGGAACTACGAGCACTTCCGAAAGCCAGTGAGCCGCGGGTGGCCAACCCAGGGGTCGCATTCGCTTCCCGCGGGTGCCACCCCGTACTCGTTTTGGGGTGTCCGAGCGGGAGCCAACCCGCTGCTCATCACTTCGGACCTTTATCCGGTCGAGAGGCCGCCTGGACCGCCGGATCACTTAAGGAAGGGGTGAGCATCACCCCAAAGCAAGTTTGGGGTGCCACTCAGATTGGGTCGCACGCTGCCTCGCCGTCGAAAAGGTCGCAAGAGGTACACGGACAAGCATCCGATGCTGGAACGACGGCTTCGTTCAGGAAGTTGAGCGGCGGAGCAATGGCCAGGTCGAGCATCGCCTACTGTCCCACGACCCAACGATCCCCGGCGGGATCGCGATTGGCATTGTCTGCGCCAACTTGCAGATTCGCCGGGCTGAACGAAGGAGCCCGAGACTACCTCCCTTCCAAAAGCGGTTTCTGCTGGAAACAAGACTGCTTGGTGGACCTAGGGATTCGAAAACCCGTTTTGCGCGGCGCGTTCTGGACCTGGAACGAATCGAGAAGTGGCGCGAAGCCCGGAAACCTGATAGAATGGGCACGAGTCTCGTCTCCTGCCCTATCGGCCTTTGGGAGAGGAAGTCGTGAGCCAAGAACTGACACATTTCGTTCGCGCGGCGCTCGAAAAGGGCGCGGGTCGCGAGCAGATTCGGGCCGCCTTGATGCAATCGGGTTGGCCCACCGACGAGATCGACGACGCGCTCTCCAGATACGCCGAGGTCGACTTCCAAGTTCCTGTTCCGGTTCGGCGGACTTCGGGATCAGCTGGCGAGGCGTTTCTCTACCTCGTGACGTTCTTCCTGCTTTATACGTGGGTGATCTCTCTCGGCAACCTCCTGGCCGGGTTGGTCGACCGCCTGATTCCGGATTTGCACAACGAATTCAAAATGTACGCGAGCGGCGATCATTCGATGCGTTGGCTGGTCGCCTCCATCGTGGTGTCGTTCCCCGCGTGGTATCTCCTGACTTCATCCCACCTGAGGAGCTACGCCCACGACCCGGAGCGCCGCGCGTCGCCCGTGCGAAGGTGGCTGACCTATCTAACGCTATTCGTGGCGGCGACCGTGTTGGTCGTGACGTTGATCGTTCTCGTCGCCGGGTCCCTCGGTGGCGACTACTTCCTGAGGACGGCGCTCAAATCGGCCATTGTGCTCGCCCTTGCGGGAGGGGTGTTCTTCTTCTACCGATGGGAGCTGCGGATGGGGGACAAGCAACAAGGCGGCGGGAGATGAAACCCGCTGCCCCCGGCGCGATCAGGCTGCTCGGGTGGCTCGCAATCCTCGCGGTTGTTTCTGCGATCGTACTGGCGTTTCTCGAGATTGGAAGTCCGGCCGACGCCCGAAGGGATCGTTCCGACGCGATTCGAGTTGAACGACTCTGGAGCATAGCGTCCGCGGTTCGCTCCTACTTCGAGGAGCACAAGAAGCTCCCCGCGGATTTGGCTGAACTCACAAAGAAGGACTATTGGAGCCGCGCAAACGAAGAAGACCCCGTCACGAAGAAGCCCTTTGAGTATCGCATCGTCGATGAAACGCAGTTCGAACTCTGCGCCACGTTTGAAATGGACTGGACCCTCGAGCGGGCGCGCAAGAAGGCGCTGTTGTACTGGGAACCACTGCCGTTCGCCGAACACAAGAAGGGGCGGCAGTGCTTCACGCTGAGCGCAAAGAAAGCGGATTGAAGTCGGGTTGAGAGTGGCTTATTCCCCGAAGCGCGCTTCCCTTTCGAGCGATTCTTGGTGGTCAGGGTGCGCGATGTCGATCAAGGCCCGGGCTCTCTGGCGGAGGTTCTTCCCATAAAGGTTGGCCGCGCCATACTCCGTCACGACCCAATGGACGTTCGCGCGAGTCGTCACCACCCCTGCGCCCGGCTTCAGCCTCGCCACGATCCTTGACTCGCCCCGGCGCGTGATCGAGGGCAGGGCGATGATCGGCTTACCGCCCTCCGAAACCGATGCGCCCCGGATGAAGTCCATCTGGCCCCCGACTCCTGAATAAATCCGGTCACCAATCGAGTCGGCGCAGACCTGCCCGGTTAGGTCCACTTCGATCGCGCTGTTGATCGCGGTCACCTTGGGGTTACGGCGAATCACGCTCACGTCGTTGACATACCCCACATCGAGCAGCGCCACCTGCGGGTTGTCGTCGACGAAATCGTATAGCCGCCGCGAACCCAGCACGAACGAAGCGGTCAGCTTCCCCGGATGGACGCGCTTCATTCGACCTGTGACGACGCCGCGTTCCACCAAGTCCACAACTCCATCCGAGAACATCTCCGAATGAACTCCGAGGTCCTTGTGCGACGTGAGCGAAGCCAACACCGCATCGGGGATGTCGCCGATTCCCATCTGGAGCGTGGCGCCGTCCTCGATGAGTTCGGCGCAGTGGCGGCCGATGGCTTCGGCAACCTGGCCCGGGGTTCCGGGATTGTGCTCAGGCAGGGGTTCGTCGGATTCTACGACGGCGTTGAGGTTGGAAAGGTGAATGAGTCCGTCCCCATGAGTCCGCGGCATGAAGCGGTTGACCTGAGCGATTACGAACTTGGCCGCTATAACCGCCGCACGGCAAGCTTCCACCGACACGCCGAGCGAGCAGAAGCCGTGTTTGTCCGGTGGAGAAACCTGAATGAGGGCCGCGTCAAGCGGCAGAATCCCGTTGCGAAACAGCGCCGGGACCTCGCTCAAGAACACGGGCACGAAGTCGGCTCGTCCCTCGTTGACGGCATCGCGCACGTTGGGCGCGACGAAGAGGGCATTGACCCGAAACCTTCCTTGCATATTGGGTTCCGCATAGGGTGCGGGCCCTTCGGTGTGAAGGTGGACGACTTCAACGTCTCGAAGATCCGTTCGCTGGGAGAGCGCGCGAACGAGAGCCTGAGGGGTCGCCGCCATCCCGTGTACATAGACTCGGCTCCCGGAAGTGATTGAGCTGACGGCTTGCTCGGCGGATAAGTGGGAGGACACTCCTGGATTGTATCTGGTGGGCGCCCAGTTTCAGTCGAGAATGCGCGCGGATCAAGCCTCTTGCGTCGTCGAGGACCGACCCGTCCGCTTACTTCGTTGGCCCGTGTCCCGCCTATTTCTTGCGAAACCGAAGGGCGAGCGCTCCCCATGCGAGACCAATCAGCGATGTCGGTTCCGGCACCGCGCTGAGTTCGACGTTGTCCAGATTGTAACTGACGTCGGTGTTTCCGGCCCCGCCGTTCGTGCGATTATCGAGTTCACCGGCGAAGATGACTGTATGGCTGGTCGATGTGGCGGTGAAGGAAACGCTCGACCGCACATACGTTGCGACCAAGCGCTCGCCAAAGAAGAGAGCGCCCGCATAGGTTTGATCGTCGAGAAATACACCGAAGGAGCGTCCAGTTCCCGACCCGGAGTAGTTGACACGAAGCTTCCAGTCCCAGGCTATTGTGTATGTTTCGCCGATTTGAAGGCCCGAGACGGTCTGGGAAGCGGTGGGATCGAAAGAAGTGCTTCCGTTGCTTTCGAGTCGGCTGCTCTTACCAGGGTTGCCGTTGGTCTCAACCCCACAGTAGTTCTCAAAGATCCACCCTCCCTCAACCTTTGGAGTGCCCGGAACCGAATTGCCGATGCTCAGGGCTTCAAAGTCCCCGTTCAAGACGAGGTTCTGGGCGGATACCGAGGCGAAGAGCACCCCGATTGCTGCGAGAACAAAGGAACGACTGACCATCACGAATCCTCCGAAACGGCGCGATGCGCGCACGTACATCTTTGTTGACTCTGAAGGGCAAGATCGTGACCAAAAGCGTTCGATGGGATCTCAATTCCCGCAAAGATAGTTGAGTGCCCTTAGAGCGAGGACTTGCCGATAACCATGTGAAAGGCCAAATTGGGGCATCCGTCTCGGCGTCGCTGACCGGATCGACATTCAAGCGAGTGCAACGTATCCCAGGTACCGGGAAGGGGGCATGCGCCCGACTCGGACCTCCCATAAATTCGTCACTCTTATCCCTGCGTCGCCAATCGCGGGCCCAAATCGTTGGGGCGTCATCCCTAATGGGACGACGCCCCAGAAACGCACCGCTCTTGGGACTCGGACTACGCCTTGCGTCGGCGAATCAGAGCGGCCAAGCCCAGGCCGAGAGTGGCGAGGGTCGCCGGTTCAGGAACGGCCGACGTGAAGCCACCGTAGCTGAAAATCTGGTCGTCGCCGTTATAGCCTAGATTGTACGGTCCCCAATCGCCTTCACGGTCCGCGACGAAGCGCTTGGCCGAGGTATCGAGCGAGGTCGACGTGTAAGAGAACCCTCCGACGGTCTCGCCCATGCCGACGCCGTTTGGCGCCGATCCCGGCCAAGGGTCTCCCGATGCCCAAGAGAAGGCAACATAAAGTTGGCCCTCAGGAGCGTCGATGTCGGGAGAAGGCGTCCCTTCATAGTAGTCCCAGCCGACATGGCCGCCATCGCCAAACGGGGTTCCCGCAGCGGCCCCTGGAGCGACGTTCATGTACACCACGACCCACCAGATCGGCAGAGGCTCCGCAGAATTGGTGAGGGAGTAGTTGTACGTGTACGTTCCGTTGCCGTTGTCGACGATGGTCTCCATCAGGTTCAGAACGCCTGAAGCGCTCGAGACCCATGCAACCTGTGCCGACGAAATCGCTGCCATCGCCATCAGAGGCAGCACAATGAACTTCTTCATATTCGAATTGCTCCTTTTGCTATTACGTGACTCAAGTCACGCAGCAGAAATACGAAACTATACTACTTTACAGGAACTTCCATTCCAACGGGAATTTTGGGGAGGGAAACCAGTATTTTTGTCAGTGGAAAGACGGCGCGAGGGCCCGTGCCGCGAAATCCAACCCCGAGAGGCTCGAAGGTCAGTCCCCGGCCCCCAGCTGCTCCCACCGAGCCCATGCGCCACCTGAGATTCGGCTACTTGCCCTTCGCTGCAGATTGAGCTTCCACGAACGGCTTGATGTAGGCCTGCGCCTTCTCCCGACTGAGAATATCGGGCGCGGCGAACTCGGGCAGTCTCTTCTTGGCCCGAAGGATCGCCATCTTTCGTCGGGACTCGCTCGCGTACCTATGGGCCTTTGCGAGCACCCGGGCACACTCCTGAGGCGCATGGAAGCCCATTCCGTTGTTGGCGGCCACGTAGTCCCAGTACATCTGCCCCAGACTGACCAGTTTTCGCGCCTCCTCAAGTTCCCCATCAGCCATTCCGTTTCGCCAGGCGTCCCCGATCTCCAGATGAGCCAGCGTGATCTCGCTCTCCGCCGCCTCGAGGAGTTCCTTGTTCTTGTCCTGGATCGAGATCACGCGGGTCTTGATCTCGTTTTCCGACCATTTGTGGCACACCTGGCACGAGTTCTGGAGGTTTTCGAGCGGGCTCCGAATCTGGTGATCGGTGTACTTGATGCCGCCTTCCGAGACGTAGGGCATGTGACAGTCCGCGCAGCTCACGCCTCGGAACGCGTGGATTCCTTGCATATACACCTCGTAGTCGGGGTGCTGCATCTTGATCATCTTCGCGCCCGAGATCGCATGAGTCCAATCGACGTGGCCGGTTCGTTCGTAGTACTCTTCCATGCCCTCGATGGTCATTCCGTCGTCCCAAGGGAACGTCAAATACTTCTCCTTCTCGCCTTTGAAGTAATACTCCACGTGGCACTGGGCGCATACGAGCGAGCGCATTTCCTGGTGGCTGACCTTTGTGATGTCTTTCCCCTGACGCTCAAAAGCCTCCTTCAAGGCCGGGCGGCTGATCCTTAGCTGCATGGTCTTGTTGTCGTGGCAATCGGCGCACCCGATCGGGTTCTTGACTTCATCCTTGAAGTCGTGGAAGTTCGAGGCGTAAAACTCTCCGATCCCCACCTTGTCCATCAGCCGCGGCACGTCCGGGCTCTTGCAGGTCCAACAAGTGGCGGGCGTCTTTTCGTTGACGCGCTTGGTCATCGTGACGTCCTCGACCGCGTAGTAGTGGCCTCGCGCTTGG
The genomic region above belongs to Candidatus Nitrosymbiomonas proteolyticus and contains:
- a CDS encoding nucleotidyltransferase; translated protein: MRAEQLLRSNRESIEALCRKYAVKRLRLFGSALRDDWDPATSDLDFLAEFGPPVGMNAFDRYMGLVLDLEALLGRKADVVDWNAASNPFFRRHAERSAKEFYAA
- a CDS encoding acyl-CoA hydrolase codes for the protein MAATPQALVRALSQRTDLRDVEVVHLHTEGPAPYAEPNMQGRFRVNALFVAPNVRDAVNEGRADFVPVFLSEVPALFRNGILPLDAALIQVSPPDKHGFCSLGVSVEACRAAVIAAKFVIAQVNRFMPRTHGDGLIHLSNLNAVVESDEPLPEHNPGTPGQVAEAIGRHCAELIEDGATLQMGIGDIPDAVLASLTSHKDLGVHSEMFSDGVVDLVERGVVTGRMKRVHPGKLTASFVLGSRRLYDFVDDNPQVALLDVGYVNDVSVIRRNPKVTAINSAIEVDLTGQVCADSIGDRIYSGVGGQMDFIRGASVSEGGKPIIALPSITRRGESRIVARLKPGAGVVTTRANVHWVVTEYGAANLYGKNLRQRARALIDIAHPDHQESLEREARFGE
- a CDS encoding PEP-CTERM motif protein, coding for MKKFIVLPLMAMAAISSAQVAWVSSASGVLNLMETIVDNGNGTYTYNYSLTNSAEPLPIWWVVVYMNVAPGAAAGTPFGDGGHVGWDYYEGTPSPDIDAPEGQLYVAFSWASGDPWPGSAPNGVGMGETVGGFSYTSTSLDTSAKRFVADREGDWGPYNLGYNGDDQIFSYGGFTSAVPEPATLATLGLGLAALIRRRKA
- a CDS encoding ammonia-forming cytochrome c nitrite reductase subunit c552, coding for MVALGLLAASIGERRMESIPARLQFMKDIPDWEADNSVWGASFPREYQSWEATKQMNSKTKYGGSGFRDYLESTPRLVIMWAGYAFAKEYNQARGHYYAVEDVTMTKRVNEKTPATCWTCKSPDVPRLMDKVGIGEFYASNFHDFKDEVKNPIGCADCHDNKTMQLRISRPALKEAFERQGKDITKVSHQEMRSLVCAQCHVEYYFKGEKEKYLTFPWDDGMTIEGMEEYYERTGHVDWTHAISGAKMIKMQHPDYEVYMQGIHAFRGVSCADCHMPYVSEGGIKYTDHQIRSPLENLQNSCQVCHKWSENEIKTRVISIQDKNKELLEAAESEITLAHLEIGDAWRNGMADGELEEARKLVSLGQMYWDYVAANNGMGFHAPQECARVLAKAHRYASESRRKMAILRAKKRLPEFAAPDILSREKAQAYIKPFVEAQSAAKGK